ACTCGCAGAGAAAACGCTCCACAAAAAGCCTGGAGGAGCTAGCAATCATTGTAGAGGTGCTAGAGGAGGATCTCAGGACCGGTAAAACCTGCAGCTCCCCTCCTCAACCTCTGTCTTACTCCAACTCTCCAGTGTTTCCTGAGCGCTCTCCAACTGGTAAGACATGAGGACCAGATTCACATTGAAAAATATGTTAAGTGCAACTACTACCAACCCTCACATACCTCTTCTACCATCTTTTCACTCAGGTTCAGAGTACAACAGTGATGGGTCTGATGAAATGATCCCCAGCCCCCAGTTCTACATGACCTACTCACCAGGCACAGCAGAGTACCAGCAGGCCCTGTCTCCTCCTGGCTTCATGCAAACCAGCCTCCAGCCTTCCAGCATTGGAAACATTGGAAGAGTTtgtggaggaagggaggagtgGGCTGATGCCCAGAAGCACGACTGGAACCTGAACAACTCTGATTTCTTCTGGACACAGCTTCAGAAAGAGGAGAGCCAGCTCAGGGATGTCTCAGACGCTGTACTGCTGGCCCCCCATGGACACGGCACAACGTAAGTTCGGTGccattgtatgtgtgtggaaatgATGCAGTATATCCACTTATTGCAGGGGAACTCCAGTggttttacacatcaaagtgtgtttaGAGGAGGCTGTGTATTGGTGAGAATCTGGTGATATGATGTGTATAATGATACAGGGGATACGATTCATTATATTGTGATACTGTAAGCAAGGCGATATATTAGAAAAACTGTCATAGTATGAAGAACACAACATATGTATACAATCTTGAGTAAAACAGTTGACTTTTTTAATGCAATCAGAATAGTGGGATCTGCATTTACATTTATCACAgtccctgtaacatccaacatcacTGCATTACTTTGAGAGGGCACGTACACTGAGGGCGCAGATCTTTACAAATAAAGTAATTACTGAGTTCTCTTTGCATTTCATCTATTAATTAAAAATCCATACAGCGTATTTGAGAGtcgatacagtatcacaaaacataatcatTTTCTTACACCCTTAGTTTAAAGGTCTTTGGGAGTTTTTTTGCATATGTGAAAAAAgttgtataaagccttttgtggctccagagggacCTGCACACATTAtgataaatgtcctcaagtgatgtcacttgagtcttTGTCGGTGGTGGCTGAAGCCTagaagtttaaaaatgaaaactgcCGCTTCGATTTTTGATTCATGTTATGAGTTCATTGCTAAATCCGTGGAGAACTCTCTTATTTAAGGCAACATTTTAAGTGATCACAAATCAATGTAATTAAGAGTGTGGATTCTGCTACcataaaagaaagtaaaaagtgaaacgttaaaaaaaaaaaaaaaaactgacaaCAAAAAACCCAGAGCACTGTAAAAACCTGTGCTAACAGGCGAGATGTCAGTATGGTGCTGACAAGTTCCTCTTTGGTGTTGCTTATGGTCGTGCTTTCGTCTGATTTTACTTTAACTTGTGTGTCGTCTTCATGATCTGTGGTTTAAAGCCAGGCCTGAACTAGTCTGATCATATTTGCTCTTTAATGATATAACAGTAATTaatgatgaaaatgaaatgaaagatggCTGAGTTTTATTTAGCCGCTTCAGCTCCTGATAGTGTGCGTGCATGCTCATTGTCACACTTGTGACACAGATCTATTGTGGTTAAACTTGTTGATCTCACTCACACCTGCAGGCTTCTTGCAATTAGATAAAATCCTTTGTGAAATACCTGCAGTAACTACACAGGATATAACCCAGGTTCAGACATGTTGTCCTCTTACGAGATTAAATGCTGCCATTTTGTGTCAGTGAATACCTTTTTTGTgtgatgtcattttttttttctaaatatgtTTGATTGTTCTTATCCCTCCAGAGCTCTCCATAAAGCGGCGTGTGTCGGGAAGAGGGCATTGAGCTACGCTATCGCCAAAAGGATGGCCGCACTCAACAGTCTGGACCTCAAAGACTCTGATGGAATGGTACAGTACAAAGACAAACGCATACATTTTTGTTAGtgtaggaaataaaaataattatgaggGGGggtcaacaaaataaaacaaaaatcttGGGGGCAATTTTTGCCCCTCAGTCTCTTAAACTTTCTAGTTTTTGTATATAAATTCATAATGTCATAATTATTTTTCAGGAGCttttgtgtacagtacatatacaatacatattaaTGTGGCACAAAATAGAGAGATTTTTGTTATCGCCCTCCATGTAGGTAAGTTTACAGTATATAATGACCTGTGGTTTTACAAAGCATATTATAGGAAATTCTGAACCGTACAGTACTTTAATGCTCATCCTTTTTTGTAAAATGCCTATTTTAGATTGTGTGCTTACAAAAGTATTGCATAAATATCTTCAACCCTCTGCAATGCATACTAACGTTGTCTGCCTCTAaatcaggggttctcaacgggggcggtagCGCCCCCttggggggcgttcacgtgtctttggggggtgtttgtgtgtatgacctgcgaggtaattcataaacacatgcaaaaaatctactccaaaaaaattaatccaaatctagtcagcaatagaataGAACAGGTGACTTTTTCctggtcagggtccttgaacacaacaaggaacgtgtcatcacgtggtcatgtcaaaaaacttcaatattaaactgtcattgacatcagcgaatacagcatggcgagtgtaacaaagagaaaggtggatgcagaatgttcccggagaaatggacgaacgattatttctttgtggaagtaaaaggccagtgtgcctagtttgtgcggacgcgcttgcggtgatgaaaaaggctctcgagcgtcattacagcaggaaacatgccgaactgcacgagctgaaaggacgagtgcgtttggataaagttaacgttgtgtgttttttagacttttatttttattttgctgagtgataaagtgctgcttgaaaaaaacaaacaacagtgtaacactgctcgaaagcattaatgttattccaaggatacaccatgaataaaactaatctgaattaatgttaaaacactaacgctctggtcgggacttggaccagcagcagacgagttgcactctggctgcttgtagcagcagagctaacaccagcagagctaacaccagcagagctaacaccagcagagctaacatcagcagagttaacaccagcatcactgctgctgattcaggctgtgtgcctttaaaaaacacacggatattttcgcctgagtttctgaatgTTGGGGttgacgtcgctccatttataattaatgtgttggatttttacttttttgcactttgtagttcgtgtgtgtgtgtgtgtgtgtgtgtgtgtgtgtgtgtgtgtgtatatgtatatatgtatatatgtatatatatatatatatatgtgtatatatatatatatatatatatatatatatgtatatatatatatatatatatatatatatatatatatatatatatatatatatatatatatatatatatatatatatatatatatatatatatatatatatatatatatatatatatatatatatatatatatatatatatatatatatatatatatatatatatatatatatatatatatatatatatatatatatatataataaataaataaataaaaaaatgtcaggAGGAACCGTtgggggggcagcgcctcagacttgttcctttgtgctcgtttattgttggaacacttaagagtgcaaattgttgtGCATTTCTTAtcggctgctgtgtttaacaccaattacagtttaaatgtctgacccgtttctgattggctgcagtctatgacaccgatttaaaagtttgaatctcaatcttcttaccgttgcatttgtttaacacctgaataaaatgtctttgtttgctccctgggtacatggtgtattagggcaattgaaggtaaaaacaacaacacctttttttttaaataatatttattattatttagaaatgttattatgtaacttcaatctcagagaatttgtgtttttataataacataatatagcagcctaataattagaaaaatattataagaattgaaatgctaaattaatataatcaatatataatataaataataaatactacgaataataatcagaataatacaaacagaatgataatcaacattaaaattcaggggagacaattagcctacattttatttgatggggggcggtaagggggcgctggcccaaaaaaggttaaGAACCACTGGTCTAGATGAATCTATGCCACAGGTGGTTTGTTCAGATTGGTTGGATCATATTGCATCCTCAATTAATATGTACAATCAGGTAGTAAGTCTCACAGATACCGCTGTCGAAGCTAGCATGGAGCTAACGGCACTCACTGAAGAAATATTTTAGGAAAAGCGATTTCACAGAAAACGTGACACGGGTCTACAATTTGCGTTCAAAGGATGTATCCAGGATataaaactgcaaaaacagAATAACAAGATAAAGATAGAAGCTAAAGCCTACAGATCAGTGTTAAATGTGATCACCATATCCCTGGCGATTCATACAGAAGACAATGAAATTAGGGAGCAACACAACTTCTGTGAAGCATGGTAGCTTTTTATTCACTGTTATCACTGTCAGTGATATGATGTCACCATTGGACACTTACTTTAATGGTGATTGCCATCTGTTCATAGACCGCCCTCCTCCATGCAGCAAAGCACAACCACCACCTGATTGTAGCAGATCTGATCCATTTGGGGGCCAATGTGAATGAGACGAACAGCTCAGGAATGACCTGCCTCCACCTCAGTGCTGAGAAAGGCTACATCAGAGTCCTTGAGGTGAGAGCGTGCTTTCATCTCTGCTGATTAAAATGTGTTCGAGAGGGGATCTCTGCTGTTTGTCATGTGAGACACCACTGTTGGGATTCAGGCAAAACATGCTCAAAAATTACACTGATAGGCTGCATGACATGAAAAAAGTTGAGATTAGAGAAAATGTCACCTGTCAATGACTGCATGTGGGACAACCTGTCCACTGTTCCTGTTTCCCTCATTCAGAACATTTCTGCGGCTTACAGTTCACAAGCAGTACTCGCATCagataatattttcttttaacaatCAACTCGTGACACCATTTGTCAGAAGTGTTTGGGTGCTACAGATACCCATACTACCAAGTTATTCAGGTACATGTATATGGGTTTTCATGTGAGGAAGGTTTGTATCTGTGTTGGAGGTAGTAAATCTTTCAATAGTTTAGATGAACAACTGTGACAAAAAGCAACGCAGCCGGTTTTGTAAGACAAAACAACTGTGTACTGCGTGTTATAAGTGTTTCATAACTAGATTCTTTTCGAATGTCTCCTCAGCGGCGAAAAGCCCACAGCAACCCTTCCTCCCACGCATGTTTTGATTACGAATGTGCACAGAGAGGAGTGGCTGTTCACACACGGGTCCGCCGtcaatgtgtttgtgagagagatgTTGAGAGACATGGTTCTACCCACTTTAaatagtgaaaagaaaatggttTTCAATATTTGGAGGTCAATGATGATATTGTGGCCGTCCATGTTGACATCATGGTGGGCTGCCGCAAATAAATCAATGTATAGGAAACACTGCTTCAAAGTACAATTTTTCTTCCAGCTGTATTCACTTCTAAACCACAACTCATTCATACTAGAGACGGTGAAGAcgcactacacagtgaagacgcactacacagtgaagacgcactacacagtgaagacgctacacagtgaagacgctacacagtgaagacgcactacacagtgaagacgcactacacagtgaagacgctacacagtgaagacgctacacagtgaagacgctacacagtgaagacgctacacagtgaagacgctacacagtgaagacgctacacagtgaagacgctacacagtgaagacgctacacagtgaagacgcactacacagtgaagacgctacacagtgaagacgctacacagtgaagacgcactacacagtgaagacgcactacacagtgaagacgcactacacagtgaagacgcactacacagtgaagacgcactacacagtgaagacgctacacagtgaagacgcactacacagtgaagacacactacacagtgaagacgcactacacagtgaagacgctacacagtgaagacgctacacagtgaagacgctacacagtgaagacgctacacagtgaagacgcactacacagtgaagacgctacacagtgaagacgctacacagtgaagacgcactacacagtgaagacgctacacagtgaagacgcactacacagtgaagacgcactacacagtgaagacgctacacagtgaagacgcactacacagtgaagacgctacacagtgaagacgcactacacagtgaagacgctacacagtgaagacgctacacagtgaagacgcactacacagtgaagacgctacacagtgaagacgctacacagtgaagacgcactacacagtgaagacgcctacacagtgaagacgctacacagtgaagacgctacacagtgaagacgcactacacagtgaagacgcgctacacagtgaagacgcactacacagtgaagacgcactacacagtgaagacgcactacacagtgaagacgctacacagtgaagacgctacacagtgaagacgctacacagtgaagacgctacacagtgaagacgcactacacagtgaagacgctacacagtgaagacgctacacagtgaagacgcactacacagtgaagacgctacacagtgaagacgctacacagtgaagacgcactacacagtgaagacgcgctacacagtgaagacgcactacacagtgaagacgcactacacagtgaagacgctacacagtgaagacgcactacacagtgaagacgctacacagtgaagacgctacacagtgaagacgctacacagtgaagacgctacacagtgaagacgctaCACAGTTTTCAAACCTCTCACTTTCTTGGACCATTTGTGgacaattagttgattaatgtTGTGACTGAAATATTTGCTGGTTgaagcttctcaaatgtgaagatttctGTGTTTTAACTTCAGGGTCTGGGAAATTGTGAGGgctatttacattttatacactaaatgattaatcaagaaTAGTCAGATGAATTGATagtgaaaacaatcattagttCCAGCACTAGTTTAGACTATACAGGGATCAGATGCATCTAACTGCACAGAGAGAGTACACTGTCAGTTGTCTGACGACAACCAGCTGGAGGTGGCAGGTGTGCATTCCTTGAATTCCACACATTGCCAAAGCGTGCTAAATGAAGTGGGTGTAACGTAATTAAATGGTGTGCAGCCTCCACCCACCACACAAACGTCTGCTCTTGTTCACATCAAACTGTACACAGCGTTCTTGTTTATGTGGTTCAAATCATCAACAGTGTAGACGGTTGGGATGTTGTAGGGACACCTTGGACACAGTTCACAATGAAAAGTCTTGTTTCTTTCAGTGATCGACTGATATCCACTGAattccagtggtggaagaagtacacTGACTctttagtaaaagtagaaataccatAGTCGtcaaatacttcagtaaaagtcttgaattctaaatgttatttaaataaatgtacagaaTTATCATGCGTGCGTGCACGTCCATCTTTAaccagtgtgtatgtgttctttTAGGTTCTAAAACACACAATGATGGATGGTGTGTATGTTGACGCTGAAGCCACTGATAACTCTGGTAAGTACTGTCACCTTTCAAATTCTGGAGGCttgtaattaataataataataataataaggatgATGACTAATTGTGTTTATACTAAAAAGCGTATCAACAGTAATGCATGTTTGCTATAACGGGTATTagtaacaaaatatatatgtatattaattgACAAAAAAATCCTCAGCAACAGACTAAGAAGCTGCGCTGACAGTCAAAATATGTTTCAATTCTTCAgttgattgtttttccttttgtcaGATGAAATGTTACACTTGGGTCTAAGTGTGGTTAGATGTTAAATAATATGGGAGTAAATGTAGTGAATGAAAGCTCCTCAGAAGTCTAATCAtccaaatgttttgtgtgtgttcttaggAATGAGCGTCATCCAGTGTGCTTCTGTGGCTCTGAAAGTCACAGTACGTCAGCtgaaaagcagtaaatcctcCAATCACACCAGACTCCACACGCTGCGCCAAGAGCAGATGATGGAGACCCTGAAGTGTCTGCTGCAGATGGGCAGCTACCTTCATACCATGGTATGACACTCACACTCTGTGATCGCTACGATTATGGTCTCTTTTCATCAgctgttttttcctttttatttattgtgttttaacaCGTTATTTCTACACAGGACTAGGGTccactaatattattaatattaaactatttgtagaattagat
This genomic interval from Cottoperca gobio chromosome 13, fCotGob3.1, whole genome shotgun sequence contains the following:
- the LOC115017899 gene encoding uncharacterized protein LOC115017899 isoform X1, which gives rise to MGGRYKRKEPREISYETTDRGAGLSPLPGETATGLAEPDTPVPGVTVQDVGGGQKGAKCSIYGGEKVYLGVRVRMPVRDLLKKVRIDQGWEPQDIQEIYSKKIKGLKQQVKTRTARRTTKRKRSTKSLEELAIIVEVLEEDLRTGKTCSSPPQPLSYSNSPVFPERSPTGSEYNSDGSDEMIPSPQFYMTYSPGTAEYQQALSPPGFMQTSLQPSSIGNIGRVCGGREEWADAQKHDWNLNNSDFFWTQLQKEESQLRDVSDAVLLAPHGHGTTALHKAACVGKRALSYAIAKRMAALNSLDLKDSDGMTALLHAAKHNHHLIVADLIHLGANVNETNSSGMTCLHLSAEKGYIRVLEVLKHTMMDGVYVDAEATDNSGMSVIQCASVALKVTVRQLKSSKSSNHTRLHTLRQEQMMETLKCLLQMGSYLHTMESQSMRARIGRSCGTSARQGFLETRQ
- the LOC115017899 gene encoding NF-kappa-B inhibitor zeta isoform X2, coding for MPVRDLLKKVRIDQGWEPQDIQEIYSKKIKGLKQQVKTRTARRTTKRKRSTKSLEELAIIVEVLEEDLRTGKTCSSPPQPLSYSNSPVFPERSPTGSEYNSDGSDEMIPSPQFYMTYSPGTAEYQQALSPPGFMQTSLQPSSIGNIGRVCGGREEWADAQKHDWNLNNSDFFWTQLQKEESQLRDVSDAVLLAPHGHGTTALHKAACVGKRALSYAIAKRMAALNSLDLKDSDGMTALLHAAKHNHHLIVADLIHLGANVNETNSSGMTCLHLSAEKGYIRVLEVLKHTMMDGVYVDAEATDNSGMSVIQCASVALKVTVRQLKSSKSSNHTRLHTLRQEQMMETLKCLLQMGSYLHTMESQSMRARIGRSCGTSARQGFLETRQ